A single Leptolyngbya sp. 'hensonii' DNA region contains:
- a CDS encoding mCpol domain-containing protein — MYAFFDGDNIGSTIEILLTEGQIEKASNLSKNIQIALTEIEGFLKSKKGIEIIILGGDDILISYSSLEKEEALLEDVKSRFLKRTGNTMSCGVSENLSEAIWNLHLAKLYGKNMIKGIK, encoded by the coding sequence ATGTATGCTTTTTTTGATGGGGACAATATTGGCTCAACCATAGAAATTTTACTAACAGAAGGCCAAATTGAGAAAGCATCTAACTTATCTAAGAACATACAAATTGCCTTAACCGAAATAGAAGGATTTCTAAAATCAAAGAAAGGTATTGAAATTATTATCCTGGGTGGTGATGACATCTTAATAAGTTATTCTTCCTTAGAAAAAGAGGAAGCACTTTTAGAAGATGTTAAAAGCAGGTTTTTAAAAAGAACAGGTAATACTATGAGCTGCGGTGTTTCGGAGAATCTCTCCGAAGCAATTTGGAATCTCCATCTAGCAAAGCTTTACGGCAAGAATATGATCAAAGGAATCAAGTAA
- a CDS encoding VapE domain-containing protein has protein sequence MIVGTTNQPQFRANSTGNHRFWVIPVAQFIDRAMLQKEGDLIWATAVMLYLAGEPWYLSNDEETAVKDDRE, from the coding sequence ATGATTGTGGGCACCACCAATCAGCCTCAGTTCCGGGCTAACAGCACCGGGAATCATCGGTTCTGGGTGATTCCAGTGGCTCAATTTATCGATCGGGCGATGCTCCAGAAAGAGGGCGATCTCATCTGGGCTACTGCGGTGATGCTTTACCTGGCGGGTGAACCCTGGTATCTCTCCAATGATGAGGAAACAGCCGTTAAAGACGATAGGGAATAG
- a CDS encoding PIN domain-containing protein → MPTSLFVDTSGWASFFIQDQPHYPQALQALSHARTENHTIITTNYIIAELVALLYSPFRLPRNQLFSIINTIKSRPYIQIIHIEPPTDQAAWELCQNRPDKPWSLVDCSSFVIMQQHNIQQALTTDHHFEQAGFTRLLK, encoded by the coding sequence ATGCCGACTAGCCTATTTGTCGATACCTCTGGATGGGCTAGCTTTTTTATCCAAGATCAACCTCACTATCCTCAAGCCCTACAAGCTCTGAGCCATGCTCGCACCGAAAACCATACGATCATCACCACAAATTACATCATTGCCGAACTCGTTGCCCTGCTGTATAGCCCATTTCGCCTTCCCAGAAATCAACTCTTCTCCATCATCAACACCATTAAAAGCCGCCCCTACATCCAAATTATTCACATTGAGCCGCCCACAGACCAAGCCGCCTGGGAACTCTGCCAAAACCGCCCCGACAAACCCTGGTCACTTGTCGATTGCAGTTCCTTCGTCATCATGCAACAACACAACATCCAACAAGCCCTCACCACTGACCACCATTTTGAACAAGCAGGCTTCACTCGACTCTTGAAATAA
- a CDS encoding UPF0175 family protein, giving the protein MNIPIPADLEHRLQPHLSQLCQRALEAIALEAYTNRLMSAAEVQTLLQLPSHLATDAFLKQHGAIRSLTLEDVQQDIQTLDQVLHDRSL; this is encoded by the coding sequence ATGAACATCCCCATCCCCGCAGACCTGGAACATCGTCTTCAGCCCCATCTTTCCCAACTCTGCCAACGCGCCCTTGAAGCGATCGCCCTCGAAGCCTACACAAATCGCTTAATGAGTGCTGCCGAAGTCCAAACTCTGCTGCAACTTCCCTCCCATCTTGCTACCGATGCCTTTCTCAAACAACACGGAGCCATTCGCTCTCTCACCTTAGAAGACGTTCAGCAAGACATTCAAACCCTCGATCAAGTTCTCCATGATCGTTCTTTGTGA
- a CDS encoding DUF3368 domain-containing protein — protein MLQADLVIIDDLDARTAARQLNLPIIGTLGILYRAGITGLIDFPTAIAQLQQTSFHVSQTLVQQILQDYYRHVQRSQI, from the coding sequence TTGCTTCAAGCCGATTTAGTTATCATTGACGATCTAGATGCTCGAACTGCCGCTCGACAACTCAATCTCCCGATTATCGGCACACTTGGCATTCTATATCGTGCTGGAATTACAGGACTCATTGACTTTCCGACAGCGATCGCTCAACTTCAACAAACCTCTTTTCACGTTTCCCAAACTCTCGTCCAGCAAATTCTTCAAGACTATTACCGCCATGTCCAACGCTCCCAAATTTGA
- a CDS encoding UPF0175 family protein has protein sequence MGSKVIKPPGGNIMQITIDLPDHLHLTEANLRTELAIALFQQERITLGTMSVTPHP, from the coding sequence ATGGGAAGTAAGGTCATTAAACCCCCAGGTGGCAACATTATGCAAATTACGATCGACCTCCCTGACCATCTCCACCTGACTGAGGCCAATTTGCGTACCGAACTGGCGATCGCTCTGTTTCAGCAAGAACGCATCACCCTTGGAACTATGTCAGTCACACCTCACCCCTGA
- a CDS encoding Uma2 family endonuclease produces MMMQAEEKKIFTPDEYFDFEVNSETRHEYIHGEIIPMTGGTPEHNEIASILNAALRVALKGQPYSIFIADQRLWIPTHTLYTYPDVMVVPRPLERQQGRPDTITNPVMIAEVLSKSTKSYDRDEKFLAYRAIPTFQEYLLIDQYTPHVEQYFKTDAHKWIFTEYNDLKAPLSLSSIPVDLHLADLYEGIGFES; encoded by the coding sequence ATGATGATGCAAGCTGAAGAAAAAAAGATTTTTACACCCGATGAGTATTTTGACTTTGAGGTGAATTCAGAGACACGGCATGAGTACATTCATGGAGAAATCATCCCCATGACGGGCGGCACACCAGAGCATAATGAAATTGCCAGTATTCTCAATGCTGCCTTAAGAGTCGCTCTGAAAGGACAACCCTACAGTATTTTTATTGCGGATCAAAGGCTTTGGATTCCCACTCACACTCTCTACACCTATCCAGATGTCATGGTTGTGCCTCGTCCGCTCGAACGACAGCAAGGAAGACCTGATACGATTACTAACCCAGTGATGATTGCTGAAGTGCTCTCAAAATCAACCAAAAGCTACGATCGAGACGAAAAATTTTTGGCTTACCGTGCCATTCCAACATTCCAGGAATATCTCTTGATTGATCAATACACTCCACATGTTGAGCAATACTTCAAAACTGACGCTCACAAATGGATCTTTACTGAATACAACGATCTAAAAGCACCTCTTTCACTCTCATCGATTCCCGTTGATCTCCATTTAGCCGATCTCTATGAAGGGATTGGATTTGAGTCATAA
- a CDS encoding acetyltransferase, which produces MFLQHKSTQDVIEILSLQDLFDPCLIEVTGQNHCGEELQEPERFLKSELIFPSGESLPRCWMDASYRRLPEMAIVAHV; this is translated from the coding sequence ATGTTTTTACAACACAAATCCACACAAGATGTGATTGAAATTCTATCCCTACAAGATCTTTTTGATCCTTGTCTGATAGAGGTTACCGGCCAGAACCACTGTGGGGAAGAGCTTCAAGAACCGGAGCGATTTCTGAAGTCGGAGTTGATCTTTCCATCGGGTGAATCGCTGCCCCGCTGCTGGATGGATGCGTCTTATCGGAGATTGCCAGAGATGGCGATCGTAGCCCACGTTTGA
- the galT gene encoding galactose-1-phosphate uridylyltransferase, whose product MYSQTLWKPDGRQLTLYSRHPIAAGITATSPSQEPIQAHPHRRWHPLRGEWVAYASHRQGRTFMPPVAYNPLAPTQNPQFPSELPQGNYDIAVFDNRFPSMMAGATEAPTTIVASLPANGVCEVVVFSQNPEASLSRLPLEHLELLFQVWADRTHVISQIPQMQYVLPFENKGVEVGVTLHHPHGQIYAYPFVPPVPARMGDCQRTYFEQHHQGLLQDLIQKEITDNQRILYQDEWAIAFVPVCARYPYEVWIAPIQPVTTFLDLTTEQRSGLARALKTVTLKYDGLWQRPFPYLMAWFQAPIDGQPHPEWHLHAEFYPPYRTADKLKYLAGTELAAGMFANDTLPEEKARELQAVSVTLEP is encoded by the coding sequence ATGTATTCTCAGACTCTTTGGAAACCAGACGGGCGACAACTCACTCTGTACAGTCGGCACCCGATCGCGGCAGGAATCACCGCCACCAGTCCCAGCCAGGAGCCGATTCAGGCCCATCCTCATCGGCGTTGGCATCCCCTGCGGGGCGAGTGGGTCGCCTATGCCAGCCATCGTCAGGGCCGCACCTTTATGCCACCTGTCGCCTACAATCCCTTAGCTCCCACCCAGAACCCCCAGTTCCCAAGTGAGCTGCCCCAGGGAAACTATGATATCGCGGTCTTTGACAACCGCTTTCCCTCGATGATGGCAGGGGCAACGGAGGCTCCGACAACGATCGTCGCCAGCCTGCCCGCCAATGGGGTCTGTGAGGTGGTTGTGTTTAGCCAAAATCCCGAGGCGTCTCTGAGTAGGCTGCCCCTGGAGCATCTGGAGCTACTATTCCAGGTGTGGGCCGATCGCACCCACGTCATCAGCCAGATCCCCCAGATGCAATATGTGCTGCCGTTTGAAAATAAGGGGGTTGAGGTGGGGGTAACCCTGCACCATCCCCACGGGCAAATCTACGCCTATCCCTTTGTCCCCCCAGTACCCGCCCGGATGGGGGACTGTCAACGCACCTACTTCGAGCAGCATCACCAGGGCTTACTCCAGGATTTAATCCAAAAAGAGATCACTGACAACCAGCGCATTCTGTATCAGGATGAGTGGGCGATCGCCTTCGTTCCCGTCTGTGCCCGCTACCCCTACGAAGTCTGGATTGCCCCTATACAGCCAGTCACGACGTTTCTGGATTTGACCACAGAGCAACGATCGGGACTGGCCAGAGCCCTTAAGACCGTTACCCTCAAGTATGACGGGCTGTGGCAGCGGCCCTTCCCCTATCTGATGGCCTGGTTCCAGGCCCCGATCGACGGCCAACCCCATCCAGAATGGCATCTCCATGCCGAGTTCTATCCTCCCTATCGCACCGCTGATAAGCTCAAGTACCTGGCCGGGACGGAACTGGCAGCCGGTATGTTTGCCAACGACACCCTGCCAGAAGAAAAAGCCAGGGAATTGCAGGCCGTTTCTGTGACCCTGGAGCCTTGA
- the galK gene encoding galactokinase — translation MVEFQQIFQVPAVVQASAPGRVNVLGEHTDYNEGFVLPTAIPQHTTVFLSYSPDSNHHFYSTNLNEGITVNPAASPPSGFARYLDGCVRVLQQAGYEIPPLNGLVTSTVPIGAGLSSSAALEVAMLRGLRSLLHLDLTDVQLAQLGQQAEIQYAGVHCGILDQMAASLADPEHLLFLDTRSLDRQLLPLPAGTELVVIDSGVARSLASSSYNQRRAECEAAAHLLGVKALRDVSDPQQAERLPAPLCYRARHVITENDRVLRVLTGLSAGTFGDLMNASHASLRDDYEVSVPALDALVALLQTTPGVFGARLTGAGFGGACVALGVKGEAGAIGAMALQRYAQAGYHGHVLVPQ, via the coding sequence ATGGTGGAGTTTCAGCAGATTTTCCAGGTTCCTGCTGTTGTGCAGGCCAGCGCCCCCGGACGGGTCAACGTCTTAGGGGAGCACACGGACTATAACGAAGGATTTGTCTTACCGACAGCGATTCCCCAGCACACCACAGTTTTTCTGAGTTACAGTCCCGACAGCAACCACCATTTCTACTCGACTAACCTGAATGAGGGCATTACGGTCAATCCTGCCGCATCACCACCGTCAGGATTTGCCCGCTATTTGGATGGCTGCGTGCGCGTGCTCCAACAGGCTGGATATGAGATTCCGCCGTTGAATGGGCTGGTTACATCCACGGTGCCAATCGGCGCTGGCTTATCCAGCAGTGCCGCCCTGGAAGTGGCCATGCTGCGGGGCCTGCGATCGCTGCTGCACCTCGATCTGACCGACGTGCAACTGGCTCAATTGGGCCAGCAGGCAGAGATCCAGTATGCTGGGGTTCACTGTGGCATCCTCGATCAGATGGCAGCCAGCCTTGCCGATCCGGAGCACCTGCTGTTTCTCGATACCCGCAGCCTCGATCGCCAGCTTCTACCCCTGCCCGCTGGCACAGAGCTGGTCGTGATCGACAGCGGGGTAGCCCGATCACTGGCCAGCAGCAGCTACAACCAGCGACGGGCGGAATGCGAAGCAGCAGCCCATCTATTAGGGGTAAAAGCCCTGCGCGATGTCAGCGATCCACAACAGGCAGAACGTCTGCCCGCACCCCTCTGCTATCGCGCCCGCCATGTGATCACAGAGAACGATCGGGTGCTGCGGGTGCTCACCGGCTTATCAGCAGGGACGTTTGGGGACTTAATGAATGCCTCCCATGCCAGTTTGCGAGACGACTACGAGGTTTCTGTCCCAGCTCTGGATGCCCTAGTAGCTCTCCTGCAAACTACGCCGGGAGTATTCGGAGCGCGGCTAACAGGGGCAGGGTTTGGCGGGGCCTGCGTGGCATTGGGAGTGAAGGGGGAGGCAGGGGCGATCGGGGCGATGGCCCTGCAGCGCTACGCCCAGGCCGGATATCACGGCCATGTCCTAGTCCCACAGTGA
- a CDS encoding 2Fe-2S iron-sulfur cluster-binding protein: MPRITFPNTAYPSLVVESHSPLAASLTLQNSPILFGCRTGICGTCLVRVQGNLPPPSQAEQEILDLLAPDQPQARLACQIDLTNDITLQKLGSP, translated from the coding sequence ATGCCCCGAATCACCTTTCCTAATACGGCCTATCCATCCCTGGTTGTGGAATCTCACTCCCCTTTGGCTGCATCCCTGACCCTGCAAAATTCCCCCATTTTGTTTGGCTGTCGCACTGGCATTTGTGGCACCTGTTTGGTGCGGGTGCAGGGCAATCTGCCCCCACCCAGTCAGGCGGAACAGGAAATCCTGGACCTCCTCGCCCCCGATCAGCCCCAGGCTCGACTCGCCTGCCAGATCGACCTGACCAATGACATCACCCTGCAAAAACTGGGCAGTCCCTGA
- a CDS encoding P-aminobenzoate N-oxygenase AurF, producing the protein MTTLSPDRSRGTLLRNNLPLQRKLQLNYNRNKQQDHTLLLDQAAADFRYETCQDEYWNPEEFSLLYGTPLWDQASPSQRIRLNQLYWVAYYSQIVSAEIATIFFNQTSAAGLYALEDFRLVCDMLDLESAQERAHIHAFRTIGHQVEQALFGESIFTYPMRGPFTETMIFANTNALKRRWKQLQLHYFGLISSSNTFLACQYFTVRGLRTLNGKLVQHKLSGYYQKHPNPDHAPIPAKISYYHFMDESFHFNSSTLLSHEVVTCLPAPTPFESLVANLGIRGCQQDHYPFSVAINGIFWYDPALYTAIYRVLRSPLFAMDDREARSMIHQCFTQESEGLHRSFQTHQEAIASYKAYLDKLDYIWPSNRSMTLMASNSMAKYLATQQQKMAQWNSHTGVACNDSSAK; encoded by the coding sequence ATGACAACCCTATCGCCCGATCGTTCCAGGGGAACTCTACTACGAAACAACCTGCCTCTCCAGCGCAAACTGCAGCTCAACTACAACCGCAACAAACAGCAAGATCACACGCTCCTGTTGGATCAGGCCGCCGCTGACTTTCGCTATGAAACCTGCCAGGACGAATACTGGAATCCAGAAGAATTTTCCCTTCTCTATGGCACCCCCCTTTGGGACCAGGCCAGCCCCAGCCAGCGCATTCGGCTGAATCAGCTCTACTGGGTGGCCTATTACTCCCAGATTGTTTCCGCTGAAATCGCCACGATTTTCTTCAATCAGACCAGTGCTGCTGGTCTTTATGCCCTGGAGGATTTCCGATTGGTCTGTGACATGCTGGACCTGGAGTCTGCCCAGGAGCGCGCCCATATTCATGCCTTCCGCACGATCGGGCACCAGGTTGAGCAGGCTCTGTTTGGCGAGTCCATCTTTACCTATCCCATGCGCGGTCCTTTCACCGAGACCATGATCTTTGCCAATACCAATGCCCTGAAGCGCCGATGGAAACAACTTCAACTACATTATTTTGGACTGATCTCCTCCAGCAATACGTTTCTGGCCTGCCAGTATTTCACCGTGCGGGGACTGCGGACCCTCAATGGCAAACTGGTGCAACACAAACTCAGCGGTTATTACCAGAAGCATCCCAACCCGGACCATGCCCCCATTCCCGCCAAAATCTCTTACTACCACTTCATGGACGAGAGCTTTCACTTCAACAGTTCCACTCTGCTCTCCCATGAGGTGGTGACTTGCCTGCCTGCCCCCACCCCCTTTGAAAGCCTGGTCGCTAACCTGGGCATTCGGGGCTGCCAGCAGGATCACTACCCCTTTTCCGTCGCCATCAACGGCATCTTCTGGTACGATCCCGCCCTTTACACTGCTATTTATCGGGTGCTGCGATCGCCTCTATTTGCTATGGACGATCGGGAAGCCCGCAGCATGATCCACCAATGCTTTACCCAGGAATCGGAAGGGCTGCACCGTAGTTTTCAAACCCATCAGGAGGCGATCGCTTCCTACAAAGCCTATCTAGACAAGCTAGATTACATCTGGCCCAGCAATCGCTCCATGACGCTCATGGCCTCCAACTCCATGGCAAAATATTTGGCTACCCAGCAGCAAAAAATGGCGCAATGGAACAGCCATACAGGCGTTGCCTGCAACGACTCTTCTGCAAAATGA
- a CDS encoding ferritin-like domain-containing protein, which yields MDLPILPAENPLQRILRSALPDRMESVLTGVPYWNAAHFGLDRVSLFREATLEQQQAMLTIASTQLLQESCAVEQAGMGYMTRMALLAETLEERMLYSLFAADEATHLAQLQPFLPAAIVTPDPFLQLLTELAESSDKTVLLFMIQVLLEGWGLSHYRSLARDCSHPVLADRFREFLQAEARHHATGVTLFRQTDLTRSSRSAILEILVPFLQLVQPGPQRLVQAIAQVQGDLSPSQRLQIFTELDTETHSGMRLQLLRSLMQSGGGGTIVQDLEEQGAFQPFSPEQCAHIAGG from the coding sequence GATGGAGTCAGTTCTGACAGGTGTGCCCTACTGGAATGCAGCCCACTTTGGTCTGGACCGAGTGAGTCTGTTTCGGGAGGCCACTCTGGAGCAGCAGCAGGCCATGCTGACCATCGCCAGTACCCAACTCCTGCAGGAATCCTGTGCCGTCGAACAGGCCGGAATGGGATACATGACCCGGATGGCCCTTCTCGCGGAAACCCTGGAGGAGCGGATGCTCTACAGCTTGTTCGCAGCGGATGAGGCCACCCATCTGGCCCAGCTACAGCCCTTTCTCCCTGCTGCGATCGTCACTCCGGATCCCTTTCTGCAATTACTGACTGAATTAGCCGAGAGTTCTGATAAAACGGTCCTGCTGTTCATGATTCAGGTATTGCTGGAAGGCTGGGGCCTGAGCCACTACCGCAGCCTCGCCAGGGATTGCAGCCATCCGGTGCTGGCCGATCGCTTCCGCGAGTTTCTCCAGGCCGAAGCCCGCCACCATGCCACCGGAGTAACCCTGTTCCGGCAGACGGATCTGACCCGCAGCAGTCGATCGGCCATCCTGGAAATTCTGGTCCCGTTCCTGCAACTGGTGCAGCCCGGTCCCCAGCGACTGGTGCAGGCGATCGCCCAGGTCCAAGGGGACCTTTCCCCCAGCCAGCGGTTGCAGATCTTTACGGAACTGGATACGGAAACCCACAGTGGGATGCGGCTGCAGCTCCTGCGATCGCTGATGCAGAGTGGAGGTGGAGGAACGATCGTGCAGGATTTGGAGGAGCAGGGAGCTTTCCAGCCCTTTTCTCCGGAACAATGTGCCCATATTGCTGGAGGATAG